A region of the Yarrowia lipolytica chromosome 1C, complete sequence genome:
CACGATACAACGGCGACGAAAACCGAAAATTCTCCAAAAAGTACGGCATCCAGGGCTTCCCTACCCTCAAGTGGTTCCCCGGCAAGGGGGCCGATCCGGTGGACTACGAATCTGGCCGAGACTTTGACTCTCTGGTGCAGTTTGTGCAATCCAAATCCGGcgtcaaggccaagaccGCCCCCAAGTCCGAGGGCGCTAAGCTGATCAAGACCGTCGACGACCAGTCCTTTGCCGACCTGTtcaagaacgacaagaagTACGCCCTGGTCGCCTTCACCGCCAAGTGGTGTGGATACTGCAAGCAGCTGGCGCCCGAGTACGAAAAGGTGGCGGCTGTCTTCTCCCGAGACCCCGTTTCCATTGGACAGGTTGACTGCACTGAGCCCGAGCCTTCCCAcgatctgctggagaaaTACGACATCAAGTCCTACCCCACGCTCCTCTGGTTCGAGGAGGGTAGCACCGAGCCCGTCAAATTTGAGGGTGGCGACCGGTCTGTCGAGGGTCTCGTTGCTTTTATTAATGACAAGACTGGCCTCAACCGAAACACTGACGGCTCCTACAACGATTACGCCGGTGTGTTCAGCGGCAAGCTactggagcagctcaaggaggctgtggagaaccccaccaaggtcaaggagttCATCGGCGAGATCCCCCAGTCTTTCTCTTCCGTCTACGAGCGAGTTCTCAGCAAGGTCGGTTCTCTAGGAGAGGAGACAGAGGCTTACctcgacaaggagattACCCGACTGGGTAACATCATTGAGAAGCGGGGTGCCAAGCaggacaagctggacgagtTCAAGATCCGACAGAACGTTCTCAAGTCTATCAAGGCGCTTAAGAACAAGGTCGAGAACGTCCGAGATGAGCTTTAGACGGTTGCAAAGAGATATAAAGGAATGTTACGGTTTAAAcgaaggaggaggtgggtGGTACACTGAGAGGGCGAAGAAGTGGTGCAGTACCGGTACATGTGCCCTGCTCGAGATCCACGTGTATCTTACCTAACACATTGTAGTATCGCACTCACTTTGGGGCTGGTCTGAGGGGGTCTGTCCAATTTCACGTGTGCAGTTGGTGCGTCAAGTATCGTAGAACCGAACATAAACAACGTAGTTGTGTAACCAAACAACAGCGCACTTTCACTACAGCCACCATGGACACCTCCGACGCACCTACGACACGGGTAGTTTACCACGAGATCCCCGCCCCTGGCGAGCCCCCCTATAGCAACATTGTGGCCTTGTTTTTCCTggttgtcttttttttgggcaGTTATCTCCTCAACAGAGCGTTCCACTCGGCTCCAAAGTTGTGGATCGTGTTTCTCGATTGGGCCGAGACAACCAGACCAGGGAGCGAGACCCAAGAAGCCACGGGCAAAGCGCGCCAGACAGGCCCAGCCAACTGGATGGACATTGACAGTCTCTCCGACGCCgagatgaaggaggtgatggagaagatgcaACTGATCAAAAGCAACGCCATCCGACTGAAACAGGAGGCCAAACAACGCATGGCCGAGATTCAACACGAGCTGCAGTATGTGGCGGGTATGCACTGACGGCACTGGCTGCTCCGCTGCTCCAACAGGGTTCAGTTGCGCATCGATCCAGGGTTACATGGTTTGTATCTTGCAGCGTGGGGGTCAAGAGATAGGGAGGAAGGGAAGGAGAAAGACACGTTGGAAATGACAGTCGGAACAGACGTGGAACGTGAGGTTGCTTGGACGATACGATAACGCCCTGTACAATCTATGGTCTTCAGACGCTCCATGGAAACATCTTACC
Encoded here:
- a CDS encoding uncharacterized protein (Compare to YALI0C12386g, similar to DEHA0F19404g Debaryomyces hansenii, similar to Saccharomyces cerevisiae MPD1 (YOR288C); ancestral locus Anc_8.750); translated protein: MRFTTLFTLATAAMASLIDLTDKTFEKSVLNADHPTLVKFYAPWCGHCKKMGPDYDQLASVYAHTDDVEIARYNGDENRKFSKKYGIQGFPTLKWFPGKGADPVDYESGRDFDSLVQFVQSKSGVKAKTAPKSEGAKLIKTVDDQSFADLFKNDKKYALVAFTAKWCGYCKQLAPEYEKVAAVFSRDPVSIGQVDCTEPEPSHDLLEKYDIKSYPTLLWFEEGSTEPVKFEGGDRSVEGLVAFINDKTGLNRNTDGSYNDYAGVFSGKLLEQLKEAVENPTKVKEFIGEIPQSFSSVYERVLSKVGSLGEETEAYLDKEITRLGNIIEKRGAKQDKLDEFKIRQNVLKSIKALKNKVENVRDEL
- a CDS encoding uncharacterized protein (Compare to YALI0C12408g, no similarity), producing the protein MDTSDAPTTRVVYHEIPAPGEPPYSNIVALFFLVVFFLGSYLLNRAFHSAPKLWIVFLDWAETTRPGSETQEATGKARQTGPANWMDIDSLSDAEMKEVMEKMQLIKSNAIRLKQEAKQRMAEIQHELQYVAGMH